A stretch of the Bordetella genomosp. 8 genome encodes the following:
- a CDS encoding UbiX family flavin prenyltransferase has product MTASPPPRIIVGISGASGVIYGVRALELLGKAGVETHLVMTRSAQITLAHELPMKVSDVHALASKVYKADDIGASISSGSFKTMGMLVAPCSIRSLSEIATGVTSGLLSRAADVVLKERRRLVLMLRESPLHLGHLRSMAQVTEMGAIVAPPVPAFYAQPQSLDDMINHTVGRALDLFGIETGAVRRWGEVQDH; this is encoded by the coding sequence ATGACCGCGTCACCGCCGCCGCGGATCATCGTCGGCATCAGCGGCGCGTCCGGCGTGATCTACGGCGTGCGCGCGCTCGAACTGCTGGGCAAGGCCGGCGTGGAAACGCATCTGGTGATGACCCGTTCGGCGCAGATCACGCTGGCGCACGAACTGCCGATGAAAGTCTCGGACGTGCATGCGCTGGCCAGCAAGGTCTACAAGGCCGACGACATCGGCGCCAGCATATCGTCGGGGTCGTTCAAGACCATGGGCATGCTGGTGGCGCCATGCTCGATACGCAGCCTGTCCGAAATCGCCACCGGAGTGACCTCGGGCCTGCTGAGTCGCGCCGCCGACGTCGTCCTGAAGGAACGGCGGCGCCTGGTGCTGATGCTGCGCGAGTCTCCCCTGCACCTGGGCCATCTGCGCAGCATGGCGCAGGTGACCGAGATGGGCGCCATCGTGGCGCCGCCGGTGCCTGCTTTCTACGCCCAACCCCAGTCGCTCGACGACATGATCAATCATACGGTGGGCCGAGCGCTGGATCTGTTCGGCATCGAAACCGGCGCGGTGCGGCGCTGGGGCGAGGTCCAGGACCATTGA
- a CDS encoding ABC transporter substrate-binding protein, with translation MKTTRRSFLTFATAAAAAGLPVLGRPAWAATGSDKLTKATVRLAFNYNGHRSPYLLAVDKGFYRDVGLDVEVLEGKGVTSSMQLVAGKQDTFTIVDPPSLMLGAAQGMPVRQVTQLYQTSPNALISWKDQGIARPADLAGKAVATLQGDTTTTMLYALLAKNKVPRGAVQIMASDGGTRNQAFLGKRTQAITGFLNDSYPGMAALTENGVACFAYSDFGVDTMGDGIAAHADTVASSPEVVRGFVQASIRAYQYAMDHPEEAIASLLKRSPSLKADVELTKLKATAPLLRAKGDAKQAIGYSDKARWEETQALMAEFGGLSKTVSDVSVFYTNQFLA, from the coding sequence ATGAAAACGACACGGCGCAGCTTCCTGACTTTCGCCACCGCGGCCGCGGCGGCCGGCCTGCCCGTACTGGGCCGCCCGGCCTGGGCGGCAACCGGCTCGGACAAGCTGACCAAGGCCACGGTGCGCCTGGCCTTCAACTACAACGGCCACCGCTCGCCCTATCTGCTGGCCGTGGACAAGGGCTTCTATCGCGACGTCGGGCTGGACGTCGAGGTGCTGGAAGGCAAGGGTGTGACGTCTTCCATGCAGCTGGTGGCGGGCAAGCAGGACACCTTCACCATCGTCGACCCGCCCTCCCTGATGCTGGGCGCCGCGCAGGGCATGCCGGTCCGGCAGGTAACCCAGCTGTACCAGACCAGCCCGAACGCCCTGATCAGCTGGAAGGACCAGGGCATCGCGCGGCCCGCCGATCTGGCGGGCAAGGCCGTGGCGACGCTGCAGGGCGACACCACCACGACCATGCTCTACGCGTTGCTGGCCAAGAACAAGGTGCCGCGCGGCGCGGTGCAGATCATGGCCTCGGATGGCGGCACCCGCAACCAGGCCTTCCTGGGCAAGCGCACGCAGGCGATCACCGGCTTCCTGAACGACTCCTATCCCGGCATGGCGGCGCTGACGGAGAACGGCGTGGCCTGCTTCGCCTATTCCGATTTCGGCGTCGACACCATGGGTGACGGCATCGCGGCTCATGCCGATACGGTCGCATCGTCGCCGGAAGTCGTGCGCGGCTTCGTGCAGGCTTCGATACGCGCCTACCAATACGCGATGGACCATCCGGAAGAAGCCATCGCGTCGCTGCTCAAGCGTTCGCCGTCGCTGAAGGCCGACGTGGAGCTGACCAAGCTCAAGGCCACCGCGCCGCTGCTGCGCGCAAAGGGCGACGCGAAACAGGCCATCGGCTACTCCGACAAGGCCCGCTGGGAGGAAACGCAGGCGCTGATGGCGGAATTCGGCGGCCTGAGCAAGACCGTGTCCGACGTGTCGGTGTTCTACACCAACCAATTCCTCGCATAA
- a CDS encoding ABC transporter ATP-binding protein, producing MTAALTLSHVTKIYPTKSGPLTALRDLDFDIAEGEFLSVLGPSGCGKSTLLTLASGLEAPTEGTVLRAGEPVRSAVTDIGIVFQTDALLEWRRVLENIMLQPQIRGLDMAAYERRARELLDMVGLADFAGKYPHELSGGMRQRVSICRALVHDPSLILMDEPFGALDALTREQMVMELHQIWLRTKKSVMFVTHDIQEAILLAQRVLVMTPRPGRAAEIVEVDLPYPRTPKTMETPRFIALVAHVRNLFEQYGVLKKY from the coding sequence ATGACGGCCGCGCTGACGCTTTCCCACGTCACCAAGATCTATCCCACAAAAAGCGGGCCCTTGACCGCGCTGCGGGACCTGGACTTCGACATCGCCGAAGGCGAGTTCCTGTCGGTATTGGGGCCCAGCGGCTGCGGCAAGAGCACCCTGCTGACCCTGGCTTCCGGCCTGGAAGCCCCCACCGAAGGCACCGTGCTGCGCGCGGGCGAGCCGGTGCGCAGCGCCGTCACCGACATCGGCATCGTGTTCCAGACCGATGCCTTGCTGGAATGGCGCCGGGTGCTGGAGAACATCATGCTGCAGCCGCAGATACGCGGCCTGGACATGGCTGCCTACGAACGGCGCGCGCGTGAACTGCTGGACATGGTCGGCCTGGCCGACTTCGCCGGCAAGTATCCGCACGAGCTATCGGGCGGCATGCGCCAGCGCGTATCGATCTGCCGCGCGCTGGTCCACGACCCTTCCCTGATCCTGATGGACGAACCCTTCGGCGCGCTGGACGCGCTGACGCGCGAACAGATGGTCATGGAACTGCACCAGATATGGCTGAGAACCAAGAAGAGCGTCATGTTCGTGACCCACGACATCCAGGAAGCCATCCTGCTCGCGCAGCGGGTCCTGGTGATGACGCCCCGCCCGGGACGGGCCGCCGAGATCGTCGAGGTGGACCTGCCCTATCCCCGGACGCCCAAAACCATGGAGACGCCGCGTTTCATTGCGTTGGTGGCACACGTGCGCAATCTCTTCGAGCAATACGGTGTGCTTAAGAAGTACTAG
- a CDS encoding ABC transporter permease has protein sequence MASTVRWRPPRWLDGLIVGIALLLIWEAAVRIGQVPAYLLPPPSAVAMRLVTDYQSILVHTLTTTGEIMLGFGLAIVVSIPMAALLAQSQWAERVLHPILVLSQTVPKVAVAPLLVVWFGFGLAPKVLIAFTMCFFPIVVDTLTGFKSAPAHLRWLALSTGASRWQTFLHFQVPAALPHIFAGIKVASTLAIVGAVVGEFVAADRGLGYQLIVANGTLDVTLSFTVLVVLSIMGVVLYGLVDLIERLALPWHVSQRMHGGGR, from the coding sequence GTGGCTAGCACCGTCCGCTGGCGGCCGCCGCGGTGGCTGGACGGCCTGATCGTCGGCATCGCCCTGCTGCTGATCTGGGAAGCGGCGGTGCGCATCGGCCAGGTGCCGGCCTATCTGTTGCCGCCGCCGTCCGCGGTGGCGATGCGGCTGGTCACCGACTACCAGAGCATTCTCGTCCACACCCTGACCACCACGGGCGAGATCATGCTGGGCTTCGGCCTGGCCATCGTCGTGAGCATTCCCATGGCGGCGCTGCTGGCGCAGTCGCAATGGGCCGAACGCGTGCTGCACCCCATCCTCGTGCTGTCGCAGACGGTGCCCAAGGTCGCCGTGGCGCCGCTGCTGGTGGTGTGGTTCGGCTTCGGGCTGGCGCCCAAGGTGCTGATCGCCTTCACGATGTGCTTTTTCCCCATCGTGGTGGATACCCTGACGGGGTTCAAATCCGCACCGGCGCACCTGCGCTGGCTGGCGCTTTCCACAGGCGCCAGCCGCTGGCAGACCTTCCTGCATTTCCAGGTACCGGCGGCCTTGCCGCACATCTTCGCCGGCATCAAGGTGGCCAGCACGCTGGCCATCGTCGGCGCCGTGGTGGGTGAATTCGTGGCGGCGGATCGCGGACTGGGCTACCAGCTGATCGTGGCCAACGGCACCCTGGACGTGACGCTGTCCTTCACCGTACTGGTGGTGCTCAGCATCATGGGCGTGGTGCTGTACGGCCTGGTCGACCTGATCGAACGCCTGGCACTGCCCTGGCATGTGTCGCAACGCATGCACGGGGGTGGGCGATGA
- a CDS encoding pyridoxal phosphate-dependent aminotransferase gives MTINPQNALMASMRLYEAETSVDDIAARHALDVRDVVDFSLNVNPFGPPESAIAAARAALGQSHLYPDLRFAELRAALARRHGVHPDSLFFGAGLDDVIKLIVHAWTSDGDTVLVHLPTFPRYELEARLRGCRVVCVEGEVPEKTNIAGMHVALRAGTIAMTFVCSPNNPTGEKIPRVSVASLARAADPGLLIVDEALLDPAEDGAVPLLAAHPNLVVLRTFSKYFGLAGTRVGYAIAAPALVRAAEVGRPPFNLARASVAAARAVLDDSAFLDMCRATFARERAWFADAIADIPEVRVRGGNANMVLLDVDMPPDQAADRLAAQGIVVADATSFRGMERYRALRVSLRGRADNKKLLAAIRGIFNEPGKDGG, from the coding sequence ATGACGATCAACCCGCAGAACGCCTTGATGGCCAGCATGCGGCTGTACGAGGCCGAAACCTCGGTGGACGATATCGCCGCGCGCCACGCCCTGGACGTGCGCGACGTGGTGGATTTCTCGCTGAACGTCAATCCCTTCGGGCCGCCGGAAAGCGCGATCGCCGCGGCGCGCGCCGCACTGGGCCAGAGCCATCTGTATCCCGACCTGCGCTTCGCCGAGCTGCGCGCCGCCCTGGCCCGGCGCCACGGCGTCCATCCCGATTCGCTGTTCTTCGGCGCCGGCCTGGACGACGTCATCAAGCTGATCGTCCATGCCTGGACCAGCGACGGCGACACCGTGCTGGTGCATCTGCCGACCTTTCCGCGCTATGAGCTGGAAGCCCGGCTGCGCGGCTGCCGGGTCGTCTGCGTGGAAGGCGAAGTCCCGGAAAAAACGAACATCGCCGGCATGCATGTCGCGCTGCGCGCCGGCACGATCGCCATGACCTTCGTCTGCTCGCCCAACAATCCCACCGGCGAGAAGATCCCGCGCGTATCCGTCGCCAGCCTGGCGCGCGCCGCCGATCCCGGCCTGCTGATCGTCGACGAAGCGCTGCTGGACCCAGCCGAGGACGGCGCGGTGCCGCTGCTGGCCGCGCATCCGAACCTGGTCGTCCTGCGTACGTTCTCCAAGTACTTTGGCCTGGCCGGCACCCGTGTGGGCTATGCGATCGCGGCGCCGGCGCTGGTGCGCGCGGCCGAAGTCGGCCGCCCGCCCTTCAACCTGGCGCGGGCATCGGTCGCCGCGGCGCGCGCGGTGCTGGACGACAGCGCTTTCCTGGATATGTGCCGCGCCACGTTCGCGCGGGAGCGTGCGTGGTTCGCGGACGCCATTGCGGACATTCCCGAAGTGCGCGTCCGTGGCGGCAACGCCAATATGGTGCTGCTGGATGTCGACATGCCACCGGACCAGGCCGCCGACCGCCTGGCCGCGCAAGGCATCGTCGTGGCCGATGCGACCTCGTTCCGCGGCATGGAACGTTATCGCGCTCTACGCGTATCCCTGAGAGGACGCGCGGACAACAAAAAGCTGCTCGCAGCGATAAGGGGTATTTTCAATGAACCGGGAAAAGACGGTGGCTAG
- a CDS encoding maleate cis-trans isomerase family protein: MEKVTGTAIARPRRVGLIVPSVNAVIEPDYARLGLPGLTFHATRVMLRETTPEGLRAMNAGVAQAAELIASVTPDVVAYACTSGSFIDGEAALARQLESLEAIAGCPVVATSRCIVESLRALDIRGVALATPYLDSVNDAERAFLQSHGFDVVGVEGLGLSGKAIREVAPDAVAELIRRADRPAAQAVFVSCTDFRALEVAGRMEAELGKPVLTSNQVTLWGILKSLKLRLPVAGHGALLA; the protein is encoded by the coding sequence ATGGAAAAAGTGACCGGCACCGCCATCGCCCGGCCGCGCCGCGTGGGCCTGATCGTGCCCTCGGTCAACGCCGTGATCGAACCGGACTACGCCCGCCTGGGCCTGCCCGGGCTGACCTTCCATGCGACGCGCGTCATGCTGCGCGAGACCACGCCGGAAGGCCTGCGCGCCATGAATGCCGGGGTGGCGCAGGCCGCGGAACTGATCGCGTCGGTCACGCCGGACGTCGTGGCCTACGCCTGCACCAGCGGCTCCTTCATCGACGGCGAGGCGGCACTGGCGCGCCAGCTGGAATCGCTGGAAGCCATCGCCGGATGCCCGGTGGTCGCCACGTCCCGCTGCATCGTGGAAAGCCTGCGGGCGCTCGATATCCGGGGCGTGGCCCTGGCCACGCCCTATCTGGACAGCGTGAACGACGCCGAACGCGCCTTCCTGCAATCGCATGGTTTCGACGTCGTCGGCGTGGAAGGCCTGGGCCTGTCGGGCAAGGCCATACGCGAAGTCGCGCCTGACGCGGTGGCCGAGCTGATACGCCGGGCCGACCGGCCGGCGGCGCAGGCGGTATTCGTCAGCTGCACGGACTTCCGCGCGCTGGAAGTCGCCGGCCGTATGGAAGCCGAGCTCGGCAAACCTGTCCTGACCAGCAACCAGGTCACGCTGTGGGGCATCCTGAAGTCGCTGAAGCTGCGCCTGCCCGTCGCCGGCCATGGAGCCCTGCTGGCATGA
- a CDS encoding glutamate cyclase domain-containing protein — translation MSGISIERIGEAVDHLITAPMSNWTILKGIPLLKLYATARRHAGGAPLTLAAAARLKESVTPGDTVLMISGFIMRGYGLPETDGPIGAAVLARALAVGLGAIPVGISEASVVPCMQACFAAAGLIPADMADIRSGRNRCAFSGFPVDRKAAEQAAVALLDELRPKAVVAVERPGAGRDGHYHGGGGFEISDFTAHTDALYAEARRRGILTIGVGDLGNELGMGVVAEDVRADVPLGDVIAAEQPADVAVIANISNWGAYGIAAVLAAMVGNDAAFHDGTEEVRLIEACVRAGAIDPVGGMLRQYVDGTDARTNAAMVDLLRSLVVLSQREGANMAGYQSSWKK, via the coding sequence ATGTCCGGAATTAGCATCGAACGCATCGGCGAAGCCGTCGATCACCTGATCACCGCGCCGATGTCGAACTGGACCATCCTGAAGGGCATCCCGCTGCTCAAGCTCTACGCCACCGCGCGGCGCCACGCCGGCGGCGCCCCGTTGACGCTGGCGGCCGCCGCGCGGCTCAAGGAAAGCGTCACGCCGGGCGACACGGTGCTGATGATCAGCGGCTTCATCATGCGCGGCTACGGCCTGCCGGAAACCGACGGTCCGATCGGCGCGGCCGTGCTGGCGCGCGCGCTGGCGGTAGGCCTGGGCGCGATCCCGGTGGGCATCTCGGAAGCCTCGGTGGTGCCGTGCATGCAGGCGTGCTTCGCGGCCGCGGGCCTGATACCCGCGGACATGGCCGACATCCGCTCGGGCCGCAACCGCTGCGCGTTCTCCGGCTTCCCCGTGGACAGGAAAGCCGCCGAACAGGCCGCGGTGGCGCTGCTGGACGAACTGCGGCCCAAGGCCGTGGTGGCGGTCGAGCGCCCGGGCGCTGGCCGCGACGGCCACTACCATGGGGGCGGCGGCTTCGAGATCAGCGATTTCACCGCCCATACGGATGCCCTGTATGCCGAGGCGCGGCGGCGCGGCATCCTCACCATAGGCGTCGGCGACCTGGGCAATGAACTTGGCATGGGCGTGGTGGCGGAAGACGTGCGCGCCGACGTACCGCTGGGCGACGTCATCGCGGCCGAGCAGCCCGCGGACGTCGCGGTCATCGCCAACATCTCCAACTGGGGCGCCTACGGCATCGCGGCGGTGCTGGCGGCCATGGTCGGCAACGACGCCGCCTTTCACGATGGAACGGAAGAAGTGCGGTTGATCGAGGCCTGCGTACGCGCCGGCGCCATCGATCCCGTGGGCGGCATGCTGCGCCAGTACGTCGACGGCACCGACGCGCGCACCAATGCGGCCATGGTGGACCTGCTGCGCTCGCTGGTCGTCTTGAGCCAGCGCGAAGGCGCCAACATGGCCGGCTATCAATCGTCATGGAAAAAGTGA
- a CDS encoding UbiD family decarboxylase, which yields MESFRQLVGWLETRGLVSEVARQVDPRHELTAVMRCVQKAGNQALRFTDVKGANVPVVTNVFGFRSHVAAALGLEEKDLLRTLVRQEARGIPTERVEDAPVQQVVSQGADIDLQRDVPQVVFSEHDGGAYITAGVLIAPHPDTGVYNASWNRCQLVGKDKLRVRMMPPQHLGRYHAEAESKGQNLPCAIVIGAPPALMFSAASKVPYEADELEVAGAWQDKPLRVTRCKTIPVDVPADAEMVIEGEVLCGVREDEGPFGEFTDGYVPVMKNHVFRVTAITRRSDAIYHTILAGGTEDLNLVGVPIQTEIYKKVSAFVPRIRDIATPGYVFGCVIAIEKQNEDQAKNALLAALGGYSWTKIVVVVDEDVDPFNAADVLWAIQTRCTPETGTYMIPRMPSYTREDVREVHRGKLGLDATVPVAMKQLFERRRFPGEHDINLQEYLNVRN from the coding sequence ATGGAATCCTTTCGTCAACTGGTGGGCTGGCTCGAAACCCGTGGCCTGGTGTCGGAGGTGGCGCGGCAGGTCGATCCCCGCCACGAATTGACGGCGGTCATGCGCTGCGTGCAGAAGGCCGGCAACCAGGCCTTGCGCTTCACCGACGTGAAGGGCGCCAATGTGCCCGTGGTCACCAATGTGTTCGGATTCCGCAGCCATGTCGCCGCGGCGCTGGGCCTGGAGGAAAAGGACCTGCTGCGTACCCTGGTGCGCCAGGAAGCGCGCGGCATCCCGACCGAACGGGTGGAGGACGCGCCGGTGCAGCAGGTCGTGAGCCAGGGCGCGGACATCGACTTGCAGCGCGACGTGCCGCAGGTGGTCTTCTCCGAGCACGACGGCGGCGCCTATATCACCGCCGGCGTGCTGATCGCGCCGCATCCCGACACCGGCGTCTACAACGCTTCCTGGAACCGCTGCCAGCTGGTCGGCAAGGACAAGCTGCGCGTGCGCATGATGCCGCCCCAGCACCTGGGCCGCTACCACGCGGAAGCCGAAAGCAAAGGCCAGAACCTGCCCTGCGCGATCGTCATCGGGGCGCCGCCGGCGCTGATGTTCTCGGCGGCTTCCAAGGTCCCCTACGAGGCGGACGAGCTTGAAGTCGCCGGCGCCTGGCAGGACAAGCCGCTGCGCGTGACCCGTTGCAAGACCATCCCTGTCGACGTGCCGGCCGACGCCGAGATGGTGATCGAAGGCGAAGTGCTGTGCGGCGTACGGGAAGACGAAGGCCCCTTCGGCGAATTCACCGACGGCTACGTGCCCGTCATGAAGAACCACGTCTTCCGCGTCACGGCGATCACGCGCCGCAGCGACGCCATCTATCACACCATCCTGGCCGGCGGCACGGAAGACCTGAACCTGGTGGGCGTACCCATACAGACGGAGATCTACAAGAAGGTCTCGGCGTTCGTGCCGCGCATCCGCGACATCGCCACGCCGGGCTATGTATTCGGCTGCGTGATCGCCATCGAGAAGCAGAACGAGGACCAGGCCAAGAACGCCTTGCTGGCGGCGCTGGGCGGCTATTCCTGGACCAAGATCGTGGTCGTCGTCGACGAGGACGTCGACCCCTTCAATGCCGCCGACGTGCTGTGGGCCATACAGACCCGCTGCACGCCCGAAACCGGCACCTACATGATTCCGCGCATGCCCAGCTATACGCGGGAAGACGTGCGCGAAGTCCATCGCGGCAAGCTGGGACTGGACGCCACCGTGCCGGTCGCCATGAAGCAATTGTTCGAACGCCGCCGCTTTCCCGGCGAGCACGACATCAACCTGCAGGAGTATTTGAATGTCCGGAATTAG
- a CDS encoding IclR family transcriptional regulator encodes MPETTNAKPADAMGDGDSAAAGPGRRDPTVHAARHAIEILRCISQSQPEIGVSDIARRIGLHKSSVSRLVATLEAQRVVERNPHTDRVSLAPGLIAIAAPLINHMGISQASRQRMAQLAEESAETVNLSIWDGREAISIDQTVGPNAITHYAAPGQNNPAHCTASGKVLLAFASEADLSAVLRAPLTRYTERTITDPAVLRRELGRVRETGLALNRAEFSEDAGAVAAIVRNVNGQATIALTITVPLYRFGKARERKLLELVGNAARDISGQIGAMTAAGIARRQP; translated from the coding sequence ATGCCTGAGACCACGAATGCCAAGCCTGCCGACGCCATGGGGGATGGCGATAGCGCCGCCGCGGGCCCGGGCCGGCGCGACCCCACGGTGCATGCGGCGCGGCACGCCATAGAGATCCTGCGATGCATCTCGCAGTCGCAGCCGGAGATCGGCGTCAGCGACATCGCGCGCCGAATCGGATTGCATAAAAGCTCGGTGTCGCGGCTGGTCGCGACGCTGGAAGCGCAGCGCGTGGTCGAACGCAATCCACACACCGATCGCGTCAGCCTGGCGCCGGGCCTCATCGCGATCGCCGCGCCCCTGATCAACCATATGGGCATCTCGCAGGCGTCGCGGCAGCGCATGGCGCAGCTGGCGGAGGAATCCGCGGAAACGGTCAACCTGAGCATCTGGGATGGCCGCGAAGCCATCAGCATCGACCAGACGGTGGGACCGAACGCCATTACGCACTACGCGGCGCCGGGGCAGAACAACCCGGCGCATTGCACGGCGTCCGGCAAGGTGTTGCTGGCCTTCGCATCCGAGGCCGACCTGTCGGCGGTGCTGCGGGCGCCATTGACGCGCTACACCGAACGCACGATCACCGATCCGGCTGTGCTGCGGCGCGAACTGGGGCGCGTGCGCGAAACCGGCCTGGCGCTGAACCGCGCGGAGTTCTCGGAAGACGCGGGCGCCGTCGCGGCCATCGTGCGCAACGTCAACGGCCAGGCGACGATCGCGCTGACTATCACTGTCCCCCTGTACCGTTTCGGCAAGGCGCGCGAGCGCAAGCTGCTGGAACTGGTGGGAAATGCCGCGCGGGATATTTCCGGCCAGATCGGCGCCATGACGGCGGCCGGCATCGCCAGGAGGCAACCATGA
- a CDS encoding TIGR02444 family protein, with translation MTMENPPRAGAMPGSFWTFSLAVYARPGVPEACLALQDGYGLDVNVLLFALYAAQHGAALDTDAFEDLDGAVANWRRQVVAPLRAIRRHVKTTLGDGGGATRAGKTPTPASVEQETYEAIKRAELSAERAQQCNMEQWLAARPGTAAPVQADAGDGFASDARVALDSSDALDAATIDTLGAANLDAYLAHMQCPCDANAQAFVQVLLAAVSAPRSE, from the coding sequence ATGACGATGGAGAATCCGCCCCGCGCCGGGGCGATGCCGGGCAGCTTCTGGACGTTTTCCCTGGCCGTGTATGCGCGCCCCGGCGTGCCGGAGGCCTGCCTGGCGCTGCAGGATGGCTATGGCCTGGACGTCAACGTGCTGTTGTTCGCGCTGTACGCGGCGCAGCACGGGGCGGCGCTGGACACCGATGCCTTCGAGGATCTGGACGGCGCCGTCGCCAACTGGCGGCGGCAGGTGGTGGCGCCGTTGCGCGCCATACGCCGCCACGTCAAGACGACGCTGGGCGATGGGGGCGGCGCCACGCGGGCCGGCAAGACGCCGACGCCCGCGTCCGTGGAGCAGGAAACCTACGAGGCCATCAAGCGCGCGGAGCTGTCGGCGGAACGCGCGCAGCAATGCAATATGGAGCAGTGGCTGGCCGCGCGGCCGGGCACCGCGGCGCCGGTCCAGGCCGATGCGGGCGACGGCTTCGCGTCGGATGCGCGGGTTGCGCTGGATTCGTCGGACGCCTTGGATGCGGCCACGATCGACACCCTGGGCGCGGCGAATCTGGATGCGTACCTCGCGCACATGCAATGCCCGTGCGATGCGAACGCCCAGGCTTTTGTCCAGGTCCTGCTGGCCGCGGTCTCGGCGCCGAGGTCCGAATAG
- a CDS encoding SDR family NAD(P)-dependent oxidoreductase, whose amino-acid sequence MNRFEGKVVIVTGAGSGIGAATARRFAQEGASVVFAGRTASKLERAAAGLDESKILIHTADVSVLREVESMVRAAVQRYGRLDVMVNNAGTAVEGTITEASPDDWHKVIATDLDGVFYGCRAAMPELIKTRGCIVNVSSVSGLGGDWRMSFYNAAKGAVTNFTRSLAMDHGRDGVRVNAVCPSLTRTDLTEDMYANQALMEKFAERIPLGRGAEPEEIASVIAFLASEDAVFVTGVNLPVDGGLTASNGQPPQA is encoded by the coding sequence ATGAACCGTTTCGAAGGGAAGGTCGTCATCGTCACAGGCGCCGGATCCGGCATCGGCGCCGCCACCGCCCGGCGCTTCGCCCAGGAGGGCGCCAGCGTGGTATTCGCCGGCCGCACGGCGTCCAAGCTCGAGCGCGCCGCCGCCGGGTTGGACGAGTCGAAGATACTCATCCATACCGCCGACGTATCGGTGTTGCGCGAAGTCGAATCCATGGTCCGGGCCGCCGTCCAACGCTACGGGCGCCTGGACGTCATGGTGAACAACGCCGGCACCGCCGTCGAAGGCACGATCACCGAGGCGTCCCCGGACGACTGGCACAAGGTCATCGCCACCGACCTGGACGGCGTCTTTTACGGCTGCCGCGCCGCCATGCCGGAGCTGATCAAGACACGCGGGTGCATCGTCAACGTCTCGTCCGTATCGGGACTGGGCGGCGATTGGCGCATGAGCTTCTACAACGCGGCGAAGGGCGCGGTCACCAACTTCACGCGCTCGCTGGCGATGGACCATGGCCGCGACGGCGTCCGCGTCAACGCGGTATGTCCCAGCCTGACCCGCACGGACCTTACCGAGGACATGTACGCCAACCAGGCGCTGATGGAGAAATTCGCGGAACGCATACCGCTGGGCCGTGGCGCGGAGCCCGAGGAAATCGCTTCCGTCATCGCCTTCCTGGCCAGCGAGGACGCTGTCTTCGTGACCGGCGTCAACCTGCCGGTGGACGGCGGCCTGACCGCGTCGAACGGCCAACCGCCGCAAGCGTAA